TTAATAGGAATAACATATCTTCCATCTCTTTGACTGACAACATTCTCTTGTAGATACGTTTTATATTTGTTGGATCGAATCAACTGCATCGTTTTTTCTTTAAGACGCTCTTCATGAATGGCAATCTGTTTTCTAATTTTTAATAACTCTTTTGTTGCATAATCATCTACCCTTCCATTTCGAATACAGCGTATAATTTCACCAGCAAGTTCTGGCAATTCCTCAATCACTTCCACATATGAGGTTACTCTTGGTGCATAGTATTCCTTATCCTTCATGAACCTGCGCATTTTTCCACAACAATCTAAGAAATCATAAAGCTTGGATAATTGGTCAGGACGCAGTGCAATACCTTTGTTTAATTTAGATAAAATTTGTTCCATACCTCCCAGACCATGAACAGGGACACTCGAGCTCTTCTTGAGAATTTCGACTCCTTCAGAAACTTCATCCAGCCATGCTTCAATTTGTTTCAGATGTGTGGATGGCATAAGATTATAGATTTTTTCTTTTCCTTCATTCGTCAATGCAAATTCTGCTATTCTTTCTTTGATTTCTTGTACTTCCAATACTTTAAACGCATGTTTATTCAATGGTTTTTCCCTCCAGAATAAAATAAAAATAGCCGCAATGAACAATGTCATTGCGGCTACGCTAAATAAAACGAGTATTTCCTCGTTTTGTATACAAATTTTATCCATAAAAAAAACTGTCTACTCAAAATGTACACAGCAGCATGGAGAAAAACTGTATGCTTGGTATGCCCATTGTTCTTAACTTCATTCCAAAACGCACTCAAATAGGCCTATATTCATTCATAAAATTGAACAAGGCGAAAATGGAATGAAAATATCCAATTGATTGGATTAGTTAAGAACGACACCTAACATACAACATACTCCCTTATTAACAAAATATTGATTCTTTTAAAGAATACAATAATCAGAATCATTTGTCAAAGTTATCCACATCTTTTAGTATATGCAAAAAGTCATAAATGTTTAACACGTTTGACTTTATTTCGACTATTTCTTTACTTGTTTAGCACTTATTATTAAAGTAGGTCAAATAATTACAGGTGGGATATATGACTACTGACACACAAACCGAAAATCTTCTAACCAATGAATTAATAGAACTCTTACATTCCGCAGGAAGAATGATTGAAATAAAAAAAGGAGCGTTTCTTTTTCAAGAAGGTCACCCTGCCTCAGAAATGTTCCTTATCCTTTCTGGAAGAATCCAAATTTCGAAAATGAACGCAGAAGGTGAAGAATTATATTTGCGCTTATGCTCTCGGCATGACATTGTTGGCGAGCTGACTCTATTTACCGAGGATCCAAGATATATTTTCAATGCAAAGGTAATTGAAGATGGACATGTGGCAGGTATTCAATTAGATATTTTAGAGAAAGCATTATTTCAAAACAGTAATCTTGGCTATCAGTTTATTAAATGGATGAATGATCATATTAGAAGAACCATGACTAAATTTCGAGATTTAGTACTATACGGTAAAAAAGGAGCACTTTATTCCACATTAATTCGGTTATCAAATAGCTATGGCTTACATAAAGAGGACGGAATCCATATCACTGTCCCCATTACCACACAGGATTTAGCTCATTTTTGTGGAACAGCTAGAGAAATAGTCAGTCGAATGCTAACTGACTTAAAAAAAAGGAAAATTATTTCGATCGACCATAAAAAAATCATCATTCATAATATTGGTTATCTTAAGGTCGAAAATGATTGCGGAAACTGTCCAGTTTCCCATTGTACGATTGACTAAATGGTGTTTGCATGTACCGCTCAATTTTGTTCACGAAATATCCACATCTTTTTGCAAAAAACTTCTTTATCCTTTATGTTAGGAGGGGAAAACATGAAAAAAATCTATCTAATATGTAGTTTGGCAGTGTTTCTATTGATTACAGCTGGAATCTCTTATTTTCTCATTCGGGATGCAAGCTCCAAAATACCTGCAAATATTAGCTTAATTAATCAGAATGGTGAATCTTATAGTTTTGGTGATGATAATAAACTTAAACTTGTCGAATTTATTTATACTAATTGTCCAGATATTTGCCCGACCACTACACAAAAGATGGTGCAATTACAGGGTGATTTAGAAAAAAGCAACGTCTTCGGTAATGAAATTGAGTTTCTTACCATTACCATCGACCCTTACCGGGACACACCTGAAGTGATACAAAAATACATGAAGGCCTTTGAAATTCCAAATTCCGATAATTGGATTTTCCTCACTGGCGATCAAGAAAATATCAAAGCTGACCAAAAAATGATTAGGGAAGTTGCAGAATCACTCCAGTTTCAATATAAAGATCCTGGTAACGGCCAATTTGTTCATACATCGTTTACCTATTTAATCGATGAAAATAATAAATTCATTTCTAAATTCCCGATGGGAGAAGAGTTTGATAAACAACAAGTCTATGAAGAAATCATGAGTGAAATTGAATAAGCATAAAAAAAGCGGTTAGTCCTCTGGATTAATCGCTTTTTAATACCTATTTAATTCACGGATGAAGGAAACTTTTTTATTTGCTGCAGAGATAATAGGTAGTTGGACTTTGGTTTGGTTAAACTTGCTTTTATTCCGGCCTGTTTTAACTTGTTAACGAGTTCAGTAAGTTGCTTTTTCGACATACTTCTCACCTACTTTATTCCTTCAGTACTTCTTTACAATAATTCTACAACAAAAATATGAATAAAGTGTGAAAACGACGAAAAAAAATTAGAAAAATTTTCTGCAATTTATTTTATTATCTTCTAATAAATTCTCTCATTCAACAAAGAATTCGCTCTTCATCCAATTTAATGGTATAATTAGTAGATATTTTGCTGTTGGAGGATAATGATAAATGATAACTGTTAGTAACGTAAGTTTAAGATATGGTGACCGTAAGTTGTTTGAAGATGTAAATATTAAATTTACGCCTGGAAATTGCTATGGTCTAATTGGTGCAAATGGCGCTGGGAAATCAACATTCCTAAAGATCCTATCCGGAGAAATTGAATCTCAAACCGGAACAGTTCAACTTGGTCCAAACGAACGGATGGCTGTATTAAAACAGAACCACTTTGAATACGAGGAACAGGAAGTCTTAAAGACTGTAATTATGGGTCACGCAAGACTTTATCAAGTAATGCAAGAAAAAGATGCTATCTATATGAAGGAAAACTTCACAGATGAAGATGGAATGAAAGCTGCTGAGCTTGAAGGTGAGTTTGCTGAACTAAACGGCTGGGAAGCGGAGCCAGAAGCAGCGATTCTTTTAAAAGGACTTGGTATCGGTGAAGACTTACATTATAAAAAAATGGCTGAAGTAACAGGTTCTGAAAAGGTTAAGGTTCTTTTAGCGCAGGCACTTTTTGGCAGACCTGATGTACTGCTGCTGGATGAGCCGACGAACCACCTGGATATTAAAGCCATTCAATGGTTAGAAGAGTTCTTGATAAACTTTGAAAATACAGTCATTGTCGTATCCCATGACCGTCATTTTTTAAATAAAGTTTGTACTCATATCGCTGATTTAGACTTCGGTAAAATTCAAGTTTATGTAGGTAACTATGATTTCTGGTATGAGTCTAGTCAATTAGCTACAAGACTGACTTCTGATGCCAACAAAAAGAAGGAAGAAAAAATCAAAGAGCTACAGGCTTTTATTGCTCGATTTAGTGCGAATGCTTCTAAGTCAAAGCAGGCTACTTCTCGTAAGAAGTTATTAGATAAAATTACTCTAGACGACATTCGACCATCCTCTCGCCGCTATCCGTTTGTAGGATTTACACCAGAACGAGAAATTGGTAATGATTTATTAATGGTTGAAGGCTTAACAAAAACAATTGACGGCGTAAAAGTCCTTAATAATGTAAGCTTTTTTATGAACAAAGGTGATAAAATTGCTCTTGTTGGACCGAATGAAGTTGCGAAAACAACTCTTTTCAAAATATTAATGGGTGAAATGGAAGCTGACAGTGGAACCTTTAAATGGGGTATTACCACTTCACAAGCCTATTTCCCTAAGGATAACTCCGAGTTTTTTGAAAACAGCGAATTGAATTTAGTTGATTGGCTTCGTCAGTTCTCGCCTAAAGATGAAAGCGAAAGCTTCTTAAGAGGATTCTTAGGAAGAATGCTATTTTCCGGAGAAGAAGTGCTTAAGAAAGCAAGCGTCCTTTCTGGAGGAGAAAAAGTTCGTTGTATGCTCTCTAAGATGATGTTAAATGGAGCAAACGTTTTACTTCTTGATGAGCCTACAAACCATCTTGATTTGGAATCTATTACCGCATTAAACAATGGTTTGATAAACTTTAAAGGGTCTCTTCTCTTTTCTTCACATGACCACCAGTTTATCCAAACGATTGCTAACCGGATTTTCGAATTAACTCCGAATGGATTAGTTGATAAGCAAATGACTTATGATGAGTATCTTGAAAATAGTGATGTTCAAAAACAAGTGGCAGAGATGTATAACAATAATTAATAAGTAAAGCGGGTACTTCGAGTACCCGCTTTGTTTTGCTGTGTTACATATGTCTGTTGATTTGCACTCCATGCACTTCGCTTTCCGCGGGCGGTCCGGGAAGCCTCCTCAGCGCTTAAGCGCCTGCGGGGTCTCCCCCTGCCCCGTCCTCCCGCAGGAGTCTCGTGCCTTCCGCGCAAATCAACAGGTGCCAAAATTTATTCTTTGCTTTTACATAGCCTTTTCTTTATTAGTCTTTCTTTTGTTTTCTGCGTGATGATGAAGCTTCTCTTGTTCCTGTTTCTGTTGTTGTTGTTCCTTGGCCTTCAACTTGCGGTGAAGCCAGGCCAATGGTGGATGGATCTTTTTTTCGCTTTCCCATGGTTACACCTCCTCTTTTAGTTTTTGAAGATTATCGTGACTTATACAGAATAATTATGGAGAACTTTGGCATGATATTGATTGAGGAGGTGTTTTGTATGGCGAAAATTGGTGTAGAAGAATCCCTATCAGATATTCAACAAGCTTTAAGGGAAAAAGGACAT
This Neobacillus sp. YX16 DNA region includes the following protein-coding sequences:
- a CDS encoding Crp/Fnr family transcriptional regulator; the protein is MTTDTQTENLLTNELIELLHSAGRMIEIKKGAFLFQEGHPASEMFLILSGRIQISKMNAEGEELYLRLCSRHDIVGELTLFTEDPRYIFNAKVIEDGHVAGIQLDILEKALFQNSNLGYQFIKWMNDHIRRTMTKFRDLVLYGKKGALYSTLIRLSNSYGLHKEDGIHITVPITTQDLAHFCGTAREIVSRMLTDLKKRKIISIDHKKIIIHNIGYLKVENDCGNCPVSHCTID
- a CDS encoding SCO family protein gives rise to the protein MKKIYLICSLAVFLLITAGISYFLIRDASSKIPANISLINQNGESYSFGDDNKLKLVEFIYTNCPDICPTTTQKMVQLQGDLEKSNVFGNEIEFLTITIDPYRDTPEVIQKYMKAFEIPNSDNWIFLTGDQENIKADQKMIREVAESLQFQYKDPGNGQFVHTSFTYLIDENNKFISKFPMGEEFDKQQVYEEIMSEIE
- a CDS encoding ATP-binding cassette domain-containing protein, which produces MITVSNVSLRYGDRKLFEDVNIKFTPGNCYGLIGANGAGKSTFLKILSGEIESQTGTVQLGPNERMAVLKQNHFEYEEQEVLKTVIMGHARLYQVMQEKDAIYMKENFTDEDGMKAAELEGEFAELNGWEAEPEAAILLKGLGIGEDLHYKKMAEVTGSEKVKVLLAQALFGRPDVLLLDEPTNHLDIKAIQWLEEFLINFENTVIVVSHDRHFLNKVCTHIADLDFGKIQVYVGNYDFWYESSQLATRLTSDANKKKEEKIKELQAFIARFSANASKSKQATSRKKLLDKITLDDIRPSSRRYPFVGFTPEREIGNDLLMVEGLTKTIDGVKVLNNVSFFMNKGDKIALVGPNEVAKTTLFKILMGEMEADSGTFKWGITTSQAYFPKDNSEFFENSELNLVDWLRQFSPKDESESFLRGFLGRMLFSGEEVLKKASVLSGGEKVRCMLSKMMLNGANVLLLDEPTNHLDLESITALNNGLINFKGSLLFSSHDHQFIQTIANRIFELTPNGLVDKQMTYDEYLENSDVQKQVAEMYNNN
- a CDS encoding YuzL family protein, with the translated sequence MGKRKKDPSTIGLASPQVEGQGTTTTETGTREASSSRRKQKKD